From a single Lolium rigidum isolate FL_2022 chromosome 7, APGP_CSIRO_Lrig_0.1, whole genome shotgun sequence genomic region:
- the LOC124674247 gene encoding uncharacterized protein LOC124674247, which yields MAAEGGGGGGGGAAGEGFEERVKRLFGSRLFGDVPSSSFPSASWSVAAGEVERQRWARPSEARDEEEEGAAADRADTPCASAFYDANGCLRGRRRRSKQDFEDDPEDDEDDKEEEGRGQDGTKVELDEEEEVRVSIGLDPTLDREEEEDRYDRAAFGREDAADRVYMSEIMDDGINMSINTVVPELLDDAIDEICGLSKDPRVDLGAASARLREDNGSVKGSPHLTTQAKECPTVGMQAMQTQDTGVKPILKRKEEQGDSKPRKRVRFNADVKDQAVELSEHDEDSPMVPQSMDMVTSKDNSSTSSQSAGIPDYVRNPAKYTRYTLDTPETTDESNRRALADLHNLLGRSDPSKLQPETPVEIPSSVTFIPRKKPVDAMVVDEGPKSSDANSSLITPAAVASDGTDQCEMDEDDPKASPPPLIQTNAKMNSRRYRSSRADDE from the exons ATGGCGGCCGAGGGGGGCGGAGGGGGAggcggtggcgcggccggggaggGCTTCGAGGAGCGGGTGAAGCGGCTCTTCGGGTCGCGTCTCTTCGGCGACGTCCCGAGCTCCTCCTTCCCGTCCGCTTCCTggtccgtcgccgccggcgaggtcgAGCGCCAGCGCTGGGCGCGCCCTTCAGAGGCccgggacgaggaggaggagggcgccgcGGCCGACCGCGCCGACACGCCCTGCGCCTCCGCGTTCTACGACGCCAACGGGTGCCTCcgcgggcggaggcggcggtccAAGCAGGACTTCGAGGACGACCCCGAAGACGATGAAGATGATAAGGAGGAGGAAGGGAGGGGTCAGGACGGTACCAAGGTGGagctggacgaggaggaggaggttaggGTTTCCATCGGCCTCGACCCGACTCTGGATCGGGAG gaagaggaggacagATATGATAGAGCGGCATTTGGTAGAGAGGATGCTGCAGACCGTGTATACATGAGTGAAATCATGGATGACGGCATCAACATGAGCATCAATACTGTAGTGCCTGAGCTCCTTGATGATGCCATTGACGAGATCTGCGGTTTATCCAAGGATCCACGTGTAGATCTCGGTGCAGCATCTGCGAGACTCAGAGAAGACAATGGTTCTGTTAAAGGTAGCCCTCATTTGACAACTCAAGCAAAGGAGTGCCCGACTGTCGGGATGCAAGCAATGCAAACTCAGGATACTGGGGTGAAGCCTATACTGAAGAGGAAGGAGGAGCAAGGCGATTCAAAACCAAGGAAACGTGTCAGGTTTAATGCTGATGTGAAAGATCAAGCAGTGGAGCTTTCTGagcatgatgaagattctcccatGGTTCCTCAGTCCATGGATATGGTAACTTCAAAGGACAACTCCTCCACTTCATCTCAGTCTGCTGGGATTCCTGACTATGTTAGGAACCCTGCAAAGTACACACGTTACACTCTGGACACACCGGAGACTACTGATGAATCTAACCGTAGAGCGCTTGCAGATTTGCACAATCTGTTAGGCAGATCAGATCCCAGCAAGCTGCAGCCTGAGACACCTGTTGAGATTCCTAGCTCCGTAACATTCATCCCTCGGAAGAAGCCAGTTGATGCCATGGTGGTGGATGAAGGCCCCAAATCCAGTGATGCAAATTCATCTCTCATTACTCCAGCAGCAGTAGCCTCTGATGGAACCGATCAGTGTGAGATGGATGAAGATGATCCTAAGGCATCACCACCACCACTGATACAGACCAACGCCAAGATGAACTCCCGCCGTTACAGGTCAAGTAGGGCAGATGATGAGTAA
- the LOC124679145 gene encoding trihelix transcription factor ASR3-like isoform X1, whose amino-acid sequence MSTAGEAGTGSGRAARLPRWTRQEILVLIEGKRVVEVRGRGRGRGGGGAAAAEPTKWAAVAEYCRRHGVERGPVQCRKRWSNLAGDYKKIREWERSLPASKDQVSFWAMRNDARRERRLPGFFDREVYDIIEGRGAGGGGVRDGGVNAAVVHAEEGGEEKVVFDGGRASAALDHGLFSSSSSSEEDDEEVSASVSVPVPAPAPPMAPPPPSPSPAPAVVAVPVTEKKTEAPRQETSEQAGTSKGKQQEQITDDPPPMQSGQKRQRSDDAMGPGEATDLQGQLIEILDRSSRMVAAQLEAQNINCQLDREQRKDQVSGLLSVLGKVADALYRIADKM is encoded by the exons ATGTCTACCGCCGGCGAGGCCGGCACAGGGTCTGGGCGCGCGGCGCGGCTGCCGCGGTGGACGCGGCAGGAGATACTGGTGCTGATCGAGGGGAAGCGGGTGGTGGAGGTGCGCGGGCGCGGcaggggcagaggaggaggaggagcggccgcAGCGGAGCCGACCAagtgggcggcggtggcggagtacTGCCGGCGGCACGGCGTGGAGCGGGGCCCCGTGCAGTGCCGGAAGCGGTGGAGCAACCTCGCCGGCGACTACAAGAAGATCAGGGAGTGGGAGCGCTCGCTGCCGGCGTCCAAGGACCAGGTCTCCTTCTGGGCCATGCGCAACGACGCGCGCCGGGAGAGGAGGCTCCCGGGCTTCTTCGACCGCGAGGTGTACGACATCATCGAGggccgcggcgccggcggcgggggtgTCCGCGACGGTGGCGTTAATGCGGCCGTGGTGCACGCGGAGGAGGGTGGCGAGGAGAAGGTGGTGTTCGACGGTGGCCGCGCGTCGGCCGCCTTGGACCACGGGCTgttttcatcgtcatcgtcgtctgaggaggacgacgaggaagtgtCCGCGTCCGTGTCGGTACCGGTACCGGCGCCTGCGCCACCGATGGCTCCGCCTCCTCCGTCTCCATCGCCGGCGCCCGCGGTGGTGGCCGTGCCGGTAACAG AGAAGAAGACCGAGGCACCTAGGCAAGAGACCTCAGAGCAAG CAGGAACATCCAAAGGCAAGCAACAAGAACAAATTACTGATGACCCACCACCAATGCAGAGTGGGCAGAAGAGGCAGCGCAGCGATGACGCCATGGGACCAGGAGAAGCCACTGACCTGCAGGGCCAGCTTATTGAGATTCTAGACCGGAGCAGCCGGATGGTGGCGGCGCAGCTGGAGGCGCAGAACATCAACTGCCAACTGGATAGGGAGCAGAGGAAGGACCAAGTGAGCGGCTTACTCAGTGTTCTTGGTAAGGTGGCTGATGCGCTCTACAGAATCGCTGATAAGATGTAA
- the LOC124679145 gene encoding trihelix transcription factor ASR3-like isoform X2, with translation MSTAGEAGTGSGRAARLPRWTRQEILVLIEGKRVVEVRGRGRGRGGGGAAAAEPTKWAAVAEYCRRHGVERGPVQCRKRWSNLAGDYKKIREWERSLPASKDQVSFWAMRNDARRERRLPGFFDREVYDIIEGRGAGGGGVRDGGVNAAVVHAEEGGEEKVVFDGGRASAALDHGLFSSSSSSEEDDEEVSASVSVPVPAPAPPMAPPPPSPSPAPAVVAVPVTEKKTEAPRQETSEQGTSKGKQQEQITDDPPPMQSGQKRQRSDDAMGPGEATDLQGQLIEILDRSSRMVAAQLEAQNINCQLDREQRKDQVSGLLSVLGKVADALYRIADKM, from the exons ATGTCTACCGCCGGCGAGGCCGGCACAGGGTCTGGGCGCGCGGCGCGGCTGCCGCGGTGGACGCGGCAGGAGATACTGGTGCTGATCGAGGGGAAGCGGGTGGTGGAGGTGCGCGGGCGCGGcaggggcagaggaggaggaggagcggccgcAGCGGAGCCGACCAagtgggcggcggtggcggagtacTGCCGGCGGCACGGCGTGGAGCGGGGCCCCGTGCAGTGCCGGAAGCGGTGGAGCAACCTCGCCGGCGACTACAAGAAGATCAGGGAGTGGGAGCGCTCGCTGCCGGCGTCCAAGGACCAGGTCTCCTTCTGGGCCATGCGCAACGACGCGCGCCGGGAGAGGAGGCTCCCGGGCTTCTTCGACCGCGAGGTGTACGACATCATCGAGggccgcggcgccggcggcgggggtgTCCGCGACGGTGGCGTTAATGCGGCCGTGGTGCACGCGGAGGAGGGTGGCGAGGAGAAGGTGGTGTTCGACGGTGGCCGCGCGTCGGCCGCCTTGGACCACGGGCTgttttcatcgtcatcgtcgtctgaggaggacgacgaggaagtgtCCGCGTCCGTGTCGGTACCGGTACCGGCGCCTGCGCCACCGATGGCTCCGCCTCCTCCGTCTCCATCGCCGGCGCCCGCGGTGGTGGCCGTGCCGGTAACAG AGAAGAAGACCGAGGCACCTAGGCAAGAGACCTCAGAGCAAG GAACATCCAAAGGCAAGCAACAAGAACAAATTACTGATGACCCACCACCAATGCAGAGTGGGCAGAAGAGGCAGCGCAGCGATGACGCCATGGGACCAGGAGAAGCCACTGACCTGCAGGGCCAGCTTATTGAGATTCTAGACCGGAGCAGCCGGATGGTGGCGGCGCAGCTGGAGGCGCAGAACATCAACTGCCAACTGGATAGGGAGCAGAGGAAGGACCAAGTGAGCGGCTTACTCAGTGTTCTTGGTAAGGTGGCTGATGCGCTCTACAGAATCGCTGATAAGATGTAA